One Cohnella candidum genomic region harbors:
- the carB gene encoding carbamoyl-phosphate synthase large subunit, whose translation MPKNKELKKILVIGSGPIVIGQAAEFDYAGTQACQALKEEGLEVVLINSNPATIMTDTNMADKVYIEPINLEFVSQIIRQERPDGLLPTLGGQTGLNMAVELARAGVLEQEGVKLLGTQLTAIERAEDRDLFRALMRELDQPVPESVIVTSVQEAVDFANEIGYPVIVRPAYTLGGTGGGITGNEEELRETVANGIRYSPIGQCLIEKSIAGMKEVEYEVMRDANDNCIVVCNMENIDPVGVHTGDSIVVAPSQTLSDREYQMLRSASLKIIRALNIEGGCNVQFALDPHSYQYYVIEVNPRVSRSSALASKATGYPIAKMAAKIAVGYTLDEIVNPVTGQTYACFEPTLDYIVTKIPRWPFDKFTSANRKLGTQMKATGEVMAIGRTFEESIHKAVRSLEIGVHRLLLKGANEIDDATLESRLAKADDERLFLVAEAFRRGWGLQRIQDITSIDWWFLDKFERLVQFEDVIRREPGLTPETLYKAKRYGFTDRAIAELRKEGQGASAAMTKEDDVRTYRHSQGLKPVYKMVDTCAAEFEASTPYYYSTYETENEVLPSDKQKIVVLGSGPIRIGQGIEFDYSTVHAVWAIRNAGYEAVIINNNPETVSTDFNTSDRLYFEPLFFEDVLNVIEQERPVGVIVQFGGQTAINLAAPLSRAGVKILGTSLESIDEAEDRKKFEALLRKLEIAQPKGSTVTSVDEAVGTAQQLGYPVLVRPSYVLGGRAMEIVYSDDELLAYMKEAVQINPEHPVLIDRYMLGKEIEVDAICDGETVLIPGIMEHVERAGVHSGDSIAVYPPQSLSDDVKRQAIDITIRIAKELKTIGLVNIQFVVWNEKVYVIEVNPRSSRTVPFLSKVTSVPMANLATQAILGKKLADLGYSEGLWPEDDYVSVKVPVFSFAKLRRVDPTLTPEMKSTGEVMGRDTHYAKALYKGLIGSGMKIPQSGAIIATIADKDKEEAIAILKGFYRLGYKLIATGGTADALEAAGLKVRRVKKLSEGSPNIVDLIRTGQAQFVVNTLTKGKTPERDGFRIRREAVENGVVCLTSLDTVSALLNMLQALRFSSAPMPAFQQA comes from the coding sequence ATGCCCAAAAATAAAGAGCTCAAAAAGATTCTCGTCATCGGCTCCGGCCCGATCGTCATCGGCCAAGCCGCGGAATTCGACTACGCCGGCACGCAAGCCTGCCAAGCCCTGAAAGAAGAAGGCCTTGAAGTCGTGCTGATCAACAGCAACCCGGCGACGATCATGACGGATACGAACATGGCCGACAAAGTCTACATCGAGCCGATCAACCTGGAGTTCGTCTCCCAGATCATCCGCCAGGAGCGCCCGGACGGGCTGCTCCCGACGCTGGGCGGCCAAACCGGCCTGAACATGGCCGTGGAACTGGCCCGCGCAGGCGTGCTGGAGCAGGAAGGCGTCAAACTGCTCGGCACCCAGCTGACGGCGATCGAACGCGCCGAGGACCGTGACCTGTTCCGCGCGTTGATGCGGGAGCTGGATCAGCCGGTACCCGAGAGCGTCATCGTCACGTCCGTCCAAGAAGCCGTCGATTTCGCGAACGAAATCGGTTATCCGGTCATCGTGCGTCCGGCTTATACGCTGGGGGGCACGGGCGGCGGCATCACGGGCAACGAAGAAGAACTGCGCGAGACGGTGGCCAACGGCATCCGTTACAGCCCGATCGGGCAATGCTTGATCGAAAAGTCGATCGCCGGCATGAAAGAAGTCGAGTATGAAGTCATGCGCGACGCCAACGACAACTGCATCGTCGTCTGCAACATGGAAAACATCGACCCGGTCGGCGTCCATACCGGCGACAGCATCGTCGTGGCGCCGAGCCAGACGCTGTCCGACCGCGAATACCAAATGCTCCGCTCCGCGTCGCTGAAAATCATCCGCGCGCTCAACATCGAGGGCGGCTGCAACGTCCAGTTCGCGCTGGACCCGCACAGCTATCAATACTACGTCATCGAAGTGAATCCCCGCGTCAGCCGGTCTTCCGCGCTCGCTTCCAAAGCGACCGGATATCCGATCGCCAAAATGGCCGCCAAAATCGCCGTGGGCTACACCCTCGACGAAATCGTTAACCCGGTTACTGGCCAGACGTACGCCTGCTTCGAACCGACGCTGGACTATATCGTCACGAAAATCCCGCGCTGGCCGTTCGATAAATTCACGTCCGCCAACCGTAAGCTCGGCACGCAAATGAAAGCGACGGGCGAAGTCATGGCGATCGGCCGCACGTTCGAGGAATCGATCCACAAGGCCGTCCGCTCGCTGGAGATCGGCGTTCATCGGCTGCTGCTGAAAGGCGCGAACGAGATCGACGACGCCACGCTCGAATCCCGTCTGGCCAAAGCCGACGACGAAAGGTTGTTCCTCGTCGCCGAAGCGTTCCGCCGCGGCTGGGGGCTGCAGCGGATCCAGGACATTACGAGCATCGATTGGTGGTTCCTCGACAAGTTCGAGCGGCTCGTGCAATTCGAGGACGTCATCCGCCGCGAACCGGGCCTGACGCCGGAAACGCTGTACAAAGCCAAGCGTTACGGCTTCACGGACCGCGCGATCGCCGAACTGCGCAAGGAAGGCCAAGGCGCTTCCGCCGCGATGACGAAGGAGGACGACGTCCGCACCTACCGTCACTCCCAAGGCCTCAAGCCGGTGTACAAAATGGTCGATACGTGCGCGGCGGAATTCGAAGCGTCGACGCCGTACTACTACTCGACCTATGAGACCGAGAACGAAGTGCTTCCGAGCGACAAGCAGAAAATCGTCGTGCTCGGTTCCGGCCCGATCCGGATCGGCCAAGGCATCGAGTTCGACTATTCGACCGTGCATGCCGTATGGGCGATCCGCAACGCCGGCTATGAAGCGGTCATCATCAACAACAACCCGGAGACGGTGTCCACCGACTTCAACACGTCGGACCGCTTGTACTTCGAACCTCTCTTCTTCGAGGACGTCCTAAACGTCATCGAACAAGAGCGTCCGGTCGGCGTCATCGTGCAGTTCGGCGGCCAAACGGCCATCAACCTGGCTGCGCCTCTGTCCCGCGCAGGCGTGAAAATTCTCGGCACGTCGCTGGAAAGCATCGACGAAGCCGAAGACCGCAAGAAGTTCGAAGCGCTGCTCCGCAAACTGGAGATCGCGCAGCCGAAAGGCAGCACCGTCACCTCCGTCGATGAAGCGGTGGGCACGGCGCAACAGCTGGGCTACCCGGTCCTGGTTCGTCCTTCATACGTGCTCGGCGGCCGCGCGATGGAAATCGTCTACTCCGACGATGAGCTGCTGGCCTACATGAAAGAAGCCGTTCAAATCAATCCGGAGCACCCGGTCCTGATCGACCGCTACATGCTCGGCAAAGAAATCGAAGTCGACGCCATCTGCGACGGCGAAACGGTGCTCATTCCGGGCATTATGGAACACGTGGAACGCGCGGGCGTCCACTCCGGCGACTCGATCGCCGTCTACCCGCCGCAATCGCTGTCCGATGACGTGAAGCGCCAAGCGATCGACATCACGATCAGGATCGCGAAGGAACTGAAAACGATCGGCCTCGTGAACATCCAGTTCGTCGTATGGAACGAGAAGGTTTACGTGATCGAGGTGAACCCGAGATCGTCCCGTACGGTGCCGTTCCTGTCCAAGGTCACGAGCGTGCCGATGGCGAATCTCGCCACGCAGGCGATCCTCGGCAAGAAGCTCGCCGACCTCGGATACAGCGAAGGCTTGTGGCCGGAAGACGACTACGTTTCCGTGAAAGTGCCGGTGTTCTCCTTCGCGAAGCTTCGCCGCGTAGACCCGACGCTGACACCGGAGATGAAATCGACCGGCGAAGTCATGGGCCGGGATACGCACTATGCGAAGGCGCTGTATAAAGGCTTGATCGGATCGGGCATGAAAATCCCGCAATCCGGCGCCATCATCGCCACGATCGCCGACAAAGACAAAGAAGAGGCGATCGCGATTCTCAAAGGCTTCTACCGTCTCGGCTACAAGCTGATCGCGACCGGCGGCACGGCCGACGCGCTCGAAGCGGCGGGCTTGAAAGTGCGCCGCGTCAAGAAGCTGTCCGAAGGTTCGCCGAACATCGTCGACCTGATCCGGACCGGCCAAGCGCAGTTCGTCGTCAATACGCTGACGAAAGGCAAAACGCCTGAACGCGACGGATTCCGCATCCGCCGGGAAGCGGTCGAGAACGGCGTCGTCTGCCTGACGTCGCTGGATACGGTAAGCGCACTGCTCAACATGCTGCAGGCGCTCCGCTTCTCCAGCGCTCCGATGCCGGCATTCCAGCAGGCATAA
- the nagZ gene encoding beta-N-acetylhexosaminidase — MKRTGWIGILTVMALLAGSCGMKTPASPPPVQETSSNTAGSTQPPSVPASPPGSPSPSQPQYSPSASPSPSPSEKDPVAEKLASMSLEEKVGQMVLAGVEGTVLDAVAAKMIARDHVGGIILFKNNLSGGIGSSVKLLNALKKANRGNPAPLFLSVDQEGGRVSRLPPSFEPMPANAVVGRTGDPKLAKRMGSLIARQLKLLGFNVDFAPVLDVNSNPKNPVIGDRSFGNTAALVSRMGTAEMEGIRGDGVIPVVKHFPGHGDTAVDSHLDLPVVRKTAAEVAKMEWIPFQKAIHDGADAVMVAHILFPRIDPDAPASLSKVIIGQQLRGKLGFDGVVITDDLTMGAIAKHYGIAEAALKSVEAGSDILLVAHGYDTEHGVYEALLKAVRDGRITEDRINRSVERILKLKRKYALSDGAVAVPKTSDLPNSAIRQWLADVNAATKAKK, encoded by the coding sequence ATGAAACGGACAGGATGGATCGGCATATTGACGGTAATGGCGCTGCTGGCCGGCAGCTGCGGGATGAAAACGCCCGCGTCGCCTCCGCCGGTGCAGGAAACCTCTTCCAACACGGCTGGCTCCACTCAGCCCCCGTCGGTTCCGGCTTCACCGCCCGGCTCGCCGTCACCTTCCCAGCCTCAGTACTCACCTTCCGCTTCCCCTTCACCTTCTCCTTCGGAGAAAGATCCGGTCGCGGAAAAGCTGGCCTCTATGTCGCTGGAGGAGAAAGTCGGCCAGATGGTACTGGCCGGCGTGGAAGGAACGGTGCTTGACGCGGTGGCGGCCAAGATGATCGCGCGGGATCATGTCGGCGGGATCATCTTGTTCAAAAACAACCTTTCCGGAGGCATCGGCTCCTCCGTGAAACTGCTGAACGCGCTCAAAAAAGCGAACCGCGGCAATCCCGCTCCGCTCTTCCTCAGCGTGGACCAGGAAGGAGGCCGGGTCAGCCGCCTGCCGCCATCGTTCGAACCGATGCCGGCGAACGCGGTCGTCGGCCGTACCGGCGATCCGAAGCTGGCGAAAAGGATGGGTTCCCTAATCGCGCGGCAGCTCAAGCTGCTCGGTTTTAACGTCGACTTCGCCCCCGTGCTCGACGTCAACAGCAATCCGAAAAACCCCGTCATCGGCGACCGTTCTTTCGGAAATACCGCCGCACTGGTTTCCCGGATGGGGACGGCTGAAATGGAAGGTATTCGCGGAGACGGCGTCATCCCGGTCGTGAAGCATTTTCCGGGTCACGGCGATACGGCGGTCGATTCGCATCTGGACCTTCCAGTCGTTCGGAAAACGGCCGCTGAGGTGGCCAAGATGGAGTGGATCCCGTTCCAGAAAGCCATCCATGACGGCGCGGATGCGGTGATGGTCGCGCATATCCTGTTTCCTCGCATTGACCCCGATGCTCCCGCTTCCCTCTCCAAAGTGATCATCGGGCAGCAATTGCGCGGAAAGCTGGGATTCGACGGCGTTGTCATTACGGACGACCTGACGATGGGAGCGATCGCCAAGCATTACGGCATCGCGGAGGCCGCGCTGAAATCGGTGGAAGCCGGCAGCGATATCCTGCTCGTCGCTCATGGTTACGACACGGAACACGGCGTTTACGAAGCGCTGCTGAAAGCCGTACGGGACGGCCGTATCACCGAAGACCGCATCAACCGGAGCGTCGAGCGCATCCTGAAGCTTAAGCGGAAGTACGCTTTGTCCGACGGCGCCGTGGCCGTGCCGAAAACAAGCGACTTGCCCAATTCGGCCATCCGGCAATGGCTCGCCGATGTGAACGCCGCAACGAAAGCAAAGAAATAG
- the carA gene encoding glutamine-hydrolyzing carbamoyl-phosphate synthase small subunit — translation MQKQARLLLEDGTLFTGLAFGAEGASTGEVVFNTGITGYQEVVSDPSYCGQIVTMTFPLIGNYGITRDDFESEAPNIHGFVVRRHEPVPSNWRAQDSVDALMKEYGIIGISEIDTRMLTRILRNHGTMKGLLTTGTERIEELRERLGATPLLRDQVARTSTKHIYSSPGNKERIVLIDYGAKSGILRELTKRGCDVVVVPHDTTADQIRRLNPDGIQLSNGPGDPKDVPHAVETVRQLIGQYPLFGICLGHQLFALACGADTDKLKFGHRGGNHPVKELESGRCYITSQNHGYTVKEESIQGTELEVTHINNNDKTIEGLKHKRYPAFSVQYHPEAAPGPFDSGYLFDRFLDMIREHKRNNPERPRQAQLAETLRGELQYAQK, via the coding sequence ATGCAGAAGCAAGCGAGATTGCTGTTGGAAGACGGCACGCTGTTCACGGGACTCGCATTCGGCGCGGAGGGCGCGTCGACCGGCGAAGTCGTATTCAATACGGGCATTACGGGATACCAGGAGGTCGTGTCCGATCCTTCGTACTGCGGCCAAATCGTCACGATGACGTTCCCGCTGATCGGCAACTACGGCATTACGCGCGACGATTTCGAGTCGGAAGCGCCGAACATCCACGGCTTCGTCGTGCGCCGGCATGAGCCGGTGCCGAGCAACTGGCGCGCCCAGGATTCGGTGGATGCCTTGATGAAGGAATACGGCATCATCGGGATCAGCGAGATCGACACGCGGATGCTGACGCGGATTCTCCGCAATCACGGCACGATGAAAGGCCTTCTGACGACGGGAACCGAGCGGATCGAAGAGCTTCGCGAGCGCCTCGGCGCGACGCCGCTGCTGCGCGACCAAGTCGCCCGCACGTCCACGAAGCACATCTACTCCAGCCCGGGCAACAAGGAACGCATCGTGCTGATCGACTACGGCGCCAAGAGCGGCATTTTGCGCGAGCTGACCAAGCGCGGCTGCGACGTCGTCGTCGTGCCGCACGACACGACCGCGGACCAAATCCGCCGCCTGAACCCGGACGGCATCCAGCTTTCCAACGGACCTGGGGACCCGAAAGACGTTCCCCATGCGGTCGAAACGGTGCGGCAATTGATCGGCCAGTACCCGCTTTTCGGCATCTGCCTCGGCCACCAGCTGTTCGCCCTCGCCTGCGGCGCGGATACCGACAAGCTGAAATTCGGCCATCGCGGCGGCAACCACCCGGTGAAGGAGCTCGAATCCGGCCGCTGCTACATCACTTCCCAGAACCACGGCTATACCGTGAAAGAAGAGTCGATCCAGGGCACCGAGCTGGAAGTGACGCACATCAACAACAACGACAAAACGATCGAAGGCCTGAAACACAAGCGCTACCCGGCCTTCTCCGTCCAATACCATCCGGAAGCCGCTCCGGGACCGTTCGACAGCGGCTACTTGTTCGACCGCTTCCTGGACATGATCCGCGAGCACAAGCGCAATAACCCTGAGCGGCCGCGTCAGGCGCAATTGGCGGAGACGCTGAGAGGAGAACTGCAATATGCCCAAAAATAA
- a CDS encoding LL-diaminopimelate aminotransferase: MSVEKYQSTFIQEQFAGRIGGSNYGKDTNIYKFEKIKRAKAAAKQAFPDVELIDMGVGEPDEMADAQIVAKLAEEASKPENRGYADNGIPAFKEAAARYLKNVFSVDGIDPVTEVLHTIGAKPALAMLPSVFINPGDVTIMTVPGYPVLGTHTKYLGGEVYNVKLTKENNFLPDLDAIPEDIARRAKLLYLNYPNNPTGAAATPEFFAKVVEWAKKNQVVVVHDAPYSALTYDGVKPFSFLSVPGAKDVGVELHSLSKSYNMTGWRIGFIAGNPLIVKAFGDVKDNSDSGQFIAIQKAAAYGLDHPEITEVISAKYSRRHNMLVAALNEIGFRAEKPKGSFFLYVEAPKGIKGGQRFESGEEFSQYLIREKLISTVPWDDAGRFVRFSVTFIAQGEAEERRVIEEIKRRLTDVEFEF, translated from the coding sequence GTGAGCGTCGAAAAATACCAATCCACCTTCATCCAAGAACAATTCGCGGGCCGCATCGGCGGTTCGAACTACGGGAAAGACACGAACATCTATAAATTCGAGAAAATCAAACGCGCCAAAGCGGCGGCCAAGCAAGCGTTCCCGGACGTCGAGCTGATCGACATGGGCGTCGGCGAGCCGGACGAAATGGCGGATGCGCAAATCGTGGCCAAGCTGGCCGAAGAAGCTTCGAAGCCGGAAAACCGCGGCTATGCCGACAACGGCATCCCGGCGTTTAAGGAAGCGGCTGCCCGTTATTTGAAGAACGTATTCAGCGTCGACGGCATCGATCCGGTCACCGAAGTGCTGCACACGATCGGCGCGAAGCCGGCGCTGGCCATGCTGCCTTCCGTGTTCATCAATCCGGGCGACGTCACGATCATGACCGTTCCGGGTTATCCCGTGCTCGGCACGCACACGAAGTACCTCGGCGGCGAAGTGTACAACGTCAAGCTGACGAAGGAAAACAACTTCCTGCCGGACCTGGACGCCATTCCGGAAGACATCGCGCGCCGCGCGAAGCTGCTGTACTTGAACTACCCGAACAACCCGACGGGCGCCGCGGCGACTCCTGAGTTTTTCGCGAAGGTGGTCGAATGGGCAAAGAAAAACCAGGTCGTCGTCGTGCACGACGCTCCTTATTCCGCGCTCACTTATGACGGCGTGAAGCCGTTCAGCTTCCTGTCCGTGCCGGGCGCCAAGGACGTAGGCGTCGAGCTGCATTCGCTCTCCAAGTCCTACAACATGACCGGCTGGCGGATCGGCTTCATCGCCGGCAATCCGCTGATCGTCAAAGCGTTCGGAGACGTGAAGGACAACAGCGACTCCGGCCAGTTCATCGCCATCCAGAAAGCGGCGGCTTACGGCCTCGACCACCCGGAAATCACCGAAGTGATCTCCGCCAAATATTCCCGCCGCCACAACATGCTGGTTGCGGCACTGAACGAAATCGGCTTCCGCGCCGAGAAACCGAAAGGCTCCTTCTTCCTGTACGTGGAAGCGCCGAAAGGCATCAAGGGCGGCCAACGCTTCGAGTCCGGCGAGGAGTTCTCCCAATACCTCATCCGCGAGAAGCTGATCTCCACGGTGCCGTGGGATGACGCCGGCCGGTTCGTCCGGTTCTCGGTCACGTTCATCGCCCAGGGCGAAGCGGAAGAGCGCCGCGTCATCGAAGAAATCAAACGCCGCCTCACCGATGTCGAATTTGAGTTTTAA
- the pyrR gene encoding bifunctional pyr operon transcriptional regulator/uracil phosphoribosyltransferase PyrR: MAGKPAEGEQDMLESRVIMDESAIRRALTRIAHEMVEKNKGIEGCVLVGIRTRGIYLAKRMAERILEIEGVPVAVGELDITRYRDDRPQDTSSGQVASAEDGAKLPFSTKDKRIILFDDVLYTGRTIRAALDALMDSGRPQSIQLAVLVDRGHRELPIRPDYVGKNVPTSRHEQIRVSLQEIDGDDNVQILHPLEAEG; the protein is encoded by the coding sequence ATGGCCGGAAAGCCGGCAGAGGGGGAACAGGACATGCTGGAATCCCGCGTAATCATGGACGAATCGGCCATCCGAAGAGCGCTGACGAGAATCGCGCACGAGATGGTCGAGAAGAACAAAGGCATCGAGGGATGCGTGCTCGTCGGCATCCGGACACGGGGCATTTATTTGGCCAAGCGGATGGCCGAGCGGATCCTTGAAATCGAGGGAGTGCCGGTAGCGGTCGGGGAACTGGACATCACGAGATACCGCGACGACCGGCCCCAGGATACCTCCTCCGGGCAAGTCGCTTCCGCGGAAGACGGAGCGAAGCTTCCTTTCTCCACGAAGGACAAGCGCATCATCCTGTTCGACGACGTGTTGTATACCGGCAGGACGATCCGGGCGGCTCTGGACGCTTTGATGGATTCGGGAAGGCCGCAATCGATCCAGTTGGCCGTCTTGGTCGACAGGGGACACCGCGAGCTTCCGATCCGACCCGACTACGTGGGCAAAAACGTTCCGACCTCGCGGCATGAACAAATCCGCGTATCGCTTCAGGAGATCGACGGGGACGATAACGTACAGATTCTTCACCCCTTGGAAGCGGAAGGATAA
- the pyrE gene encoding orotate phosphoribosyltransferase — translation MSSSNANLEQLAGNIAAGLLDIGAVSLRPNEPFTWTSGIKSPIYCDNRLTMSFPAVRDLIAEGFAAVIRSEFPACEAVAGIATGGIPHAAWVAQKLNLPMLYVRDKAKGHGKTNQIEGHFTPGQKVVLIEDLISTGGSSLKAAVAVRDAGCEVLGVAAIFTYQFANAAEAFQAENIPLRTLSNYTALIETALAKGTIQEKDVALLQAWRSDPKSFGA, via the coding sequence ATGAGTTCGAGCAACGCCAACCTGGAGCAATTGGCCGGCAATATCGCGGCCGGATTGCTGGACATCGGGGCCGTCAGCCTGAGACCGAACGAACCGTTCACCTGGACGTCGGGCATCAAATCGCCGATTTACTGCGACAACCGGTTGACGATGAGCTTTCCCGCCGTACGCGATCTCATCGCGGAAGGATTCGCGGCCGTCATCCGCAGCGAATTCCCGGCTTGCGAGGCGGTCGCCGGCATCGCCACGGGCGGCATCCCCCACGCGGCTTGGGTCGCGCAGAAGCTGAACCTTCCCATGCTGTACGTGCGGGACAAAGCCAAAGGCCACGGCAAAACGAACCAGATCGAAGGGCATTTTACGCCCGGACAGAAGGTCGTCCTGATCGAGGATCTGATTTCCACGGGCGGCAGTTCGCTGAAGGCGGCCGTCGCCGTTCGCGATGCCGGCTGCGAGGTGCTGGGCGTCGCGGCGATCTTCACCTACCAGTTCGCGAACGCGGCTGAAGCTTTCCAGGCTGAAAACATTCCGCTCCGTACGCTCTCGAACTACACCGCGCTGATCGAAACGGCTTTGGCGAAGGGCACGATCCAGGAGAAAGACGTCGCCCTGCTCCAAGCTTGGCGAAGCGATCCGAAGTCGTTTGGCGCGTGA
- a CDS encoding dihydroorotase: MAIWIVNASTVDPTTGELLKRHLKITDGKIELSLSGGERPDTAGCEVVDADGKLLSPGFIDMHVHLREPGFEYKETIRSGTESAAKGGFTTIAPMPNTRPVTDKPETVKFVLDKAAKEGVVRVLPYAAISKNELGRELTDFPALKEAGAIGFTDDGVGVQNAQMMKNAMALAHSLDRPVIAHCEDDSLVEGAAVTDGEFAKRHGLKGIPNESEAIHVGRDILLAEATGVHYHVCHVSTEQSVRLIRLGKSVGVNVTSEVCPHHLVLSDEDIPDSMDANWKMNPPLRSPKDVEACIRGLEDGTIDIIVTDHAPHSAEEKSRGLAKAPFGIHGFETAFPLLYTKFVRTGRWSLGFLLRKMTADPARVFGLPYGTLEAGAPADLTLIDLENEREVNPESFLSLGRNTPFTGWKLHGWPVWTMVGGKVVWTEDKGINR, from the coding sequence ATGGCGATTTGGATCGTAAACGCGTCTACCGTTGATCCCACGACCGGAGAGCTTTTAAAACGGCATTTGAAAATAACCGACGGGAAAATCGAGTTGTCTCTCAGCGGAGGCGAACGGCCGGATACGGCGGGCTGCGAGGTGGTCGACGCGGACGGCAAGCTGCTGTCCCCGGGCTTCATCGACATGCATGTGCATTTGCGCGAGCCCGGATTCGAGTATAAGGAAACGATCCGAAGCGGCACCGAGTCCGCGGCGAAGGGCGGATTCACGACGATCGCCCCGATGCCGAACACCCGGCCGGTGACGGATAAGCCGGAAACCGTAAAGTTCGTACTGGATAAAGCGGCCAAGGAAGGCGTCGTCCGGGTGCTGCCGTACGCGGCCATCTCGAAGAACGAGCTTGGACGCGAGCTGACGGATTTCCCGGCGCTGAAAGAAGCCGGCGCGATCGGCTTCACCGACGACGGCGTCGGCGTCCAGAACGCGCAAATGATGAAAAACGCGATGGCGCTGGCCCATTCGCTGGACCGGCCGGTGATCGCGCACTGCGAAGACGACTCGCTCGTCGAAGGCGCGGCCGTGACGGACGGGGAATTCGCCAAGCGGCACGGGCTGAAGGGCATTCCGAACGAATCGGAAGCGATCCACGTCGGCCGGGACATCCTGCTCGCCGAAGCGACGGGCGTTCACTACCACGTCTGCCACGTCAGCACGGAGCAGTCGGTCCGGTTGATCCGGCTCGGCAAATCGGTCGGCGTGAACGTCACCTCGGAGGTTTGCCCGCACCATCTGGTTCTCTCCGACGAGGACATTCCGGACTCGATGGACGCCAATTGGAAAATGAATCCGCCGCTCCGATCCCCGAAAGACGTCGAGGCTTGCATCCGGGGGCTTGAAGACGGCACGATCGACATCATCGTGACCGACCACGCGCCGCACAGCGCGGAGGAGAAATCCCGCGGGCTCGCGAAAGCGCCATTCGGCATCCACGGCTTCGAAACGGCGTTCCCGCTGCTTTATACGAAATTCGTGCGCACGGGACGCTGGAGCCTCGGATTCCTTCTTCGCAAAATGACGGCGGACCCCGCCCGGGTGTTCGGGCTTCCGTACGGAACGCTGGAAGCCGGCGCGCCGGCGGATCTTACCTTGATCGACCTGGAGAACGAGCGGGAAGTCAATCCCGAGTCGTTCCTGAGTTTAGGACGCAACACCCCGTTCACGGGATGGAAATTGCACGGTTGGCCGGTTTGGACGATGGTCGGCGGCAAGGTCGTATGGACGGAAGATAAGGGCATCAACCGCTAA
- the pyrF gene encoding orotidine-5'-phosphate decarboxylase, with product MSGLTQSQAAAKVMVALDKPDADAALRLASELQGAGCWMKVGMELFYAAGPAVVRELKSRGFRVFLDLKMHDIPNTVRGGARSIARLGVDLFNVHAAGGKAMMSAAMDGVREALEAGDAGQTPIVIAVTQLTSTSETVLRDEIGIPSTVEEAVVRYARLAREAGLQGVVASPLEVGAVKRACGTDFVTVTPGIRPKGAEIGDQTRVTTPADAVAMGTDYLVIGRPITGASSPSQALETILKEMTGA from the coding sequence ATGTCCGGATTAACGCAAAGCCAAGCGGCGGCCAAAGTCATGGTGGCGCTGGACAAGCCCGATGCCGATGCCGCGCTGAGGCTCGCTTCCGAGCTGCAAGGCGCGGGTTGCTGGATGAAGGTCGGCATGGAGCTGTTCTACGCGGCAGGGCCGGCGGTCGTCCGGGAGCTGAAATCCCGGGGGTTCCGGGTTTTCCTGGACCTGAAAATGCACGACATCCCCAACACGGTGCGAGGCGGCGCGCGGAGCATCGCCAGATTGGGCGTCGACCTGTTCAACGTACATGCGGCGGGTGGAAAGGCCATGATGAGCGCCGCGATGGACGGAGTGAGGGAAGCCTTGGAAGCGGGCGATGCGGGGCAAACGCCGATAGTCATTGCGGTGACGCAGCTGACCAGCACGAGCGAAACGGTGCTGAGGGACGAAATCGGAATCCCGAGCACCGTAGAGGAAGCCGTCGTCCGTTATGCCCGTCTGGCCCGGGAGGCCGGACTGCAGGGAGTCGTCGCCTCGCCGCTTGAAGTCGGCGCGGTGAAACGGGCGTGCGGCACCGATTTCGTCACCGTGACGCCGGGGATCCGCCCGAAGGGCGCCGAAATCGGCGACCAGACGCGCGTGACGACACCGGCGGATGCCGTGGCGATGGGCACCGATTACCTTGTCATCGGAAGGCCGATCACCGGTGCCTCGAGCCCCTCTCAAGCGCTAGAAACCATTTTGAAGGAGATGACCGGAGCATGA